From a region of the Candidatus Rhabdochlamydia porcellionis genome:
- the ispG gene encoding (E)-4-hydroxy-3-methylbut-2-enyl-diphosphate synthase has product MIKYCESTCKTKRRKTREVMIGKVGVGGNNPIRIQSMTTSNTRDIEATINQIIRLADAGCEIARVTVQGMKEANACEEIKNGLLQRGYTIPIVADIHFFPPAAMRVVDFVDKVRVNPGNYVDRRASFKTIEYDDASYAKEIEKIEEKFTPLVEKCKSLKRAMRIGTNHGSLSDRIMNRYGDTPQGMVESALEFARVCRKNDYHDFMFSMKSSNPQVMILAYRLLVAEMMALGWDYPLHLGVTEAGEGEDGRVKSAMGIGSLLLDGIGETIRVSLTEEPWYEIDPCQRLIALAAEYEKKQGIPPFEETYRNLEKIERRLINLPRNISLHKDGTVLISVNKSDVEDCGFYKKLGCDVQLSFPKLKRASSDCIVLDRDVDFNTPALKNLQEMGMSVFSYNPIEGGVKLISLSEVKKNSPNFDKLALMPSSLAVIIKDEFSIEWENLLEMQPELIVLAPEDNRLHYCRQFFNWLQMQKLQTPVILHFNYSCTQEDLIIQSSTELGALLCDGLGDGIWLKGPYEIGFLRNLSFIILQSARMRTFKTNFISCPSCGRTLFDLQDVSKRIRARTSHLPGVKIAIMGCIVNGPGEMVDADFGYVGSKPGKIDLYLGKTCVEKDIDFANADDRLIELIKKQGRWVDPEITQETTWVL; this is encoded by the coding sequence ATGATTAAGTATTGCGAATCCACTTGTAAAACAAAGAGAAGGAAAACACGTGAAGTTATGATTGGTAAGGTCGGAGTTGGAGGAAACAATCCTATACGTATCCAATCCATGACCACCTCCAATACACGTGATATTGAAGCTACTATAAATCAGATTATTCGACTTGCTGATGCAGGGTGTGAAATTGCTAGAGTAACAGTTCAAGGAATGAAAGAAGCTAATGCCTGCGAGGAGATTAAAAATGGACTTCTTCAGCGTGGATATACAATTCCTATTGTTGCAGATATACATTTTTTCCCTCCTGCTGCGATGCGTGTTGTTGATTTTGTTGATAAGGTACGGGTAAATCCTGGTAATTATGTAGATAGAAGAGCTTCATTTAAAACGATTGAATACGATGATGCCTCTTATGCAAAAGAAATAGAAAAAATCGAAGAAAAATTTACTCCTCTTGTGGAAAAATGCAAATCTTTGAAAAGAGCAATGCGTATAGGTACAAATCATGGCTCTTTGTCTGATCGTATTATGAATCGTTATGGAGACACACCACAAGGAATGGTGGAATCAGCACTGGAATTTGCTAGAGTATGTCGTAAGAATGATTATCACGATTTTATGTTTTCGATGAAGTCATCTAATCCACAGGTAATGATTTTAGCCTATCGTCTTTTAGTTGCTGAAATGATGGCTTTAGGATGGGACTATCCGCTGCATTTAGGGGTTACAGAAGCAGGGGAAGGAGAAGATGGTCGAGTTAAATCAGCTATGGGAATTGGCTCTCTTCTTTTAGACGGTATCGGAGAAACCATTCGTGTTTCTCTAACAGAAGAGCCTTGGTATGAAATTGATCCCTGTCAACGTCTTATTGCATTGGCTGCTGAATATGAAAAAAAACAGGGGATACCTCCTTTTGAAGAAACTTATCGTAATCTTGAAAAGATAGAGCGGCGCCTAATTAATTTACCAAGAAATATTTCTTTGCATAAGGATGGAACAGTCCTTATTAGTGTAAATAAAAGCGATGTAGAAGATTGTGGTTTTTACAAGAAGTTAGGATGTGATGTTCAATTAAGCTTTCCTAAACTTAAAAGAGCTAGTTCTGATTGTATTGTTTTAGATAGAGATGTTGATTTTAATACTCCTGCTCTCAAGAATTTGCAAGAAATGGGAATGAGCGTGTTTTCCTATAATCCCATTGAGGGCGGAGTTAAGCTTATTTCTTTGTCAGAAGTTAAGAAAAATTCACCTAACTTCGATAAATTAGCGCTTATGCCTTCTTCATTAGCTGTTATAATAAAAGACGAATTCTCGATAGAATGGGAAAATCTTTTAGAAATGCAACCAGAGCTTATTGTTTTAGCTCCAGAAGATAATCGCCTACATTACTGCAGACAATTTTTTAATTGGCTTCAAATGCAAAAGCTACAAACTCCTGTGATTTTGCATTTTAATTACAGCTGTACGCAAGAAGACCTTATTATTCAATCCTCTACAGAACTAGGAGCTCTTCTTTGTGATGGCCTAGGAGACGGAATTTGGCTAAAGGGCCCGTATGAGATCGGTTTCTTAAGGAATTTAAGCTTTATTATTTTGCAATCTGCAAGAATGCGTACTTTCAAAACCAATTTTATTTCTTGTCCAAGTTGTGGTAGAACGCTTTTTGATCTTCAAGATGTTTCTAAGCGTATCCGTGCGCGAACTTCCCATCTTCCTGGTGTGAAAATTGCTATTATGGGTTGTATTGTAAATGGTCCAGGAGAAATGGTAGATGCAGATTTTGGTTATGTTGGATCCAAACCGGGAAAGATCGATCTTTATCTCGGGAAAACCTGCGTGGAGAAAGATATTGATTTTGCTAATGCTGATGATCGTCTAATTGAACTTATAAAGAAGCAGGGACGATGGGTAGATCCAGAGATAACACAAGAAACAACATGGGTTTTGTAA